One Georgenia wutianyii DNA segment encodes these proteins:
- a CDS encoding PH domain-containing protein — protein sequence MSGAVAEGVAESDDDPAVPWQRLDPRIVPAALLRMLVRLVPAATGWWFFNTDNDLARYTVVALAVLAVLNPLNQALNYLKVRYRIVGEELQHTTGLLVRRTNRVALHRIRTVDITAPLSNRLLGLATLRVGTGGNSFTMEGTVSLDGLPRATALALRAELLRRAEGDVASAVDPRLAGVAGEEVQTLRRRWVVYQMFGLWLVAGPLSVIGTIYGFVSLLGREAWVGERVTTLAEGMPWGAWAATSLVLLVLMGIGAGAVTFAEGWWGYRLVREPGGRFLATRGLLTTRSFTADQERLRGVSVSRPLLTRLLGGARLAPVMTGVSLQQMMSESSVMLPATTRDVAVRLANVLLGTTVLDADVRPAGGPLLAHPPVARRRAVVRYLLATAVLAAVLGAGAAWGWWSAWLLAVPVALVPVCVVAGRAYYRALGHRLDGDYLYLQRGVFSRRTDVIQVRGINGARVSQSPVQRLLGLASLTVTTAAGEQGYVGVDLALRDAAVLAATVTGERVVA from the coding sequence GTGAGCGGCGCCGTCGCCGAGGGCGTGGCCGAGTCCGACGACGACCCGGCCGTGCCCTGGCAGCGGCTGGACCCGAGGATCGTGCCCGCCGCGCTCCTGCGCATGCTCGTGCGGCTCGTCCCGGCGGCCACCGGGTGGTGGTTCTTCAACACCGACAACGACCTCGCCCGCTACACGGTCGTCGCCCTGGCCGTCCTCGCCGTCCTCAACCCGCTCAACCAGGCCCTCAACTACCTCAAGGTCCGCTACCGGATCGTCGGGGAGGAGCTCCAGCACACGACCGGGCTCCTCGTGCGCCGCACCAACCGGGTCGCGCTGCACCGCATCCGTACCGTCGACATCACCGCCCCGCTGAGCAACCGCCTCCTCGGCCTGGCCACCCTGCGCGTGGGCACCGGCGGAAACTCCTTCACGATGGAGGGCACCGTCTCCCTCGACGGGCTCCCACGCGCGACCGCGCTCGCGCTGCGCGCCGAGCTGCTGCGCCGGGCGGAGGGGGACGTCGCCTCGGCCGTGGACCCGCGCCTGGCCGGCGTCGCCGGTGAGGAGGTGCAGACGCTGCGCCGGCGCTGGGTCGTCTACCAGATGTTCGGCCTGTGGCTCGTCGCAGGCCCGCTGTCGGTCATCGGCACGATCTACGGCTTCGTCTCCCTGCTGGGCCGCGAGGCGTGGGTCGGGGAGCGGGTCACCACCCTCGCCGAGGGGATGCCGTGGGGTGCGTGGGCGGCGACGTCGCTCGTGCTCCTCGTCCTCATGGGGATCGGCGCCGGCGCCGTCACCTTCGCCGAGGGGTGGTGGGGCTACCGGCTCGTGCGTGAGCCGGGCGGGCGCTTCCTCGCCACCCGTGGGCTGCTCACCACCCGCTCCTTCACCGCCGACCAGGAGCGGCTGCGCGGCGTCAGCGTGTCCCGCCCGCTCCTCACCCGGCTGCTCGGCGGTGCCCGGCTCGCCCCGGTCATGACCGGCGTCAGTCTCCAGCAGATGATGTCCGAGAGCTCGGTCATGCTGCCCGCCACCACCCGCGACGTCGCCGTCCGGCTGGCCAACGTCCTCCTCGGCACCACCGTGCTGGACGCGGACGTACGCCCGGCCGGCGGTCCGCTGCTCGCCCACCCGCCGGTCGCGCGCCGCCGGGCCGTCGTGCGGTACCTGCTCGCCACGGCCGTGCTCGCCGCGGTGCTCGGCGCGGGCGCCGCGTGGGGCTGGTGGAGCGCGTGGCTGCTCGCCGTGCCGGTGGCCCTCGTGCCGGTGTGCGTCGTCGCGGGACGCGCGTACTACCGCGCGCTGGGGCACCGGCTCGACGGCGACTACCTCTACCTGCAGCGCGGTGTCTTCAGCAGGCGCACCGACGTCATCCAGGTGCGCGGCATCAACGGCGCGCGCGTGAGCCAGTCACCCGTCCAGC
- a CDS encoding PH domain-containing protein, whose protein sequence is MHEPDPTPTPDRPPRHRVAPGARTYWLLSRVIVLLLVLAATLVPAALWEPGRPWLLGGAATATVLLLPGVLLAPWLRYRTHRWEATGTAVYSRTGWLGRQWRIAPLSRVQTVEARRNLLHRLLGLAAVSVTTGSAQGAVEIQGLEAAAAEDLVGRLTDAVARTRGDAT, encoded by the coding sequence GTGCACGAGCCCGACCCCACGCCGACGCCCGACCGCCCGCCCCGCCACCGCGTGGCCCCCGGAGCGCGCACGTACTGGCTGCTGTCGCGCGTCATCGTCCTCCTCCTCGTCCTGGCCGCGACGCTCGTGCCCGCCGCGCTGTGGGAGCCGGGCAGGCCCTGGCTCCTCGGCGGGGCAGCGACGGCGACCGTCCTCCTCCTGCCCGGCGTCCTCCTCGCCCCGTGGCTGCGGTACCGCACCCACCGGTGGGAGGCCACCGGCACCGCCGTCTACTCCCGCACCGGCTGGCTCGGGCGACAGTGGCGCATCGCCCCGCTGTCGCGCGTGCAGACCGTCGAGGCCAGACGCAACCTCCTGCACCGCCTGCTCGGGCTCGCCGCGGTGTCGGTGACGACCGGCTCGGCCCAGGGAGCCGTCGAGATCCAGGGCCTGGAGGCGGCGGCCGCCGAGGACCTCGTCGGACGGCTCACCGACGCCGTCGCGCGCACCCGCGGGGACGCCACGTGA
- a CDS encoding magnesium and cobalt transport protein CorA, giving the protein MADSACYVDGVRTDGPTDAPGERGATVWAALRSPTPVEIRRVARQFGLHALTEEDVNEAHQRAKLEVYGATLAVVLRTARYVEEPEKVEFGELHVVTGPGFVVTVEHAGTPTLDDVRRRLEADPQSLRLGPGAVLHAVLDDVVDRYGPVVAGLENDIDEIEDELFDSSPTVSRRIYELSREVMAFQRATHPLAGVLEQLGDHLGQDGDVELRHRLRDVHDHVLRVDSRVEAFRVLLQNALAVHATLVAQQQNDEMRRLTEAGYQQNEQVKRISAWAAVLFVPTLVATIYGMNFRHIPELRWTFGYPLALLAMVVIALVVYRMFRRRHWL; this is encoded by the coding sequence ATGGCCGACAGCGCCTGCTACGTCGACGGCGTCCGTACCGACGGCCCCACCGACGCCCCGGGCGAGCGCGGCGCGACGGTCTGGGCGGCGCTGCGCTCACCCACCCCGGTGGAGATCCGCCGGGTGGCCCGCCAGTTCGGCCTCCACGCCCTCACCGAGGAGGACGTCAACGAGGCGCACCAGCGCGCCAAGCTCGAGGTCTACGGCGCGACCCTCGCCGTCGTCCTGCGCACCGCCCGGTACGTCGAGGAGCCGGAGAAGGTCGAGTTCGGTGAGCTCCACGTCGTCACCGGGCCCGGCTTCGTCGTCACCGTCGAGCACGCCGGCACGCCCACCCTCGACGACGTGCGCCGGCGGCTGGAGGCGGACCCGCAGTCCCTGCGCCTCGGCCCGGGCGCCGTCCTCCACGCGGTGCTGGACGACGTCGTCGACCGGTACGGGCCCGTCGTCGCCGGGCTCGAGAACGACATCGACGAGATCGAGGACGAGCTGTTCGACAGCTCACCGACCGTCTCCCGGCGCATCTACGAGCTCTCCCGCGAGGTCATGGCCTTCCAGCGGGCGACCCACCCGCTCGCGGGCGTGCTCGAGCAGCTCGGGGACCACCTCGGGCAGGACGGGGACGTCGAGCTGCGGCACCGGCTGCGCGACGTGCACGACCATGTGCTGCGCGTCGACAGCAGGGTCGAGGCGTTCCGCGTGCTCCTGCAGAACGCGCTCGCCGTCCACGCCACCCTCGTCGCGCAGCAGCAGAACGACGAGATGCGGCGTCTCACCGAGGCGGGGTACCAGCAGAACGAGCAGGTCAAGCGCATCTCGGCGTGGGCCGCCGTCCTCTTCGTCCCCACCCTCGTGGCGACGATCTACGGCATGAACTTCCGGCACATCCCCGAGCTCCGCTGGACCTTCGGCTACCCCCTCGCGCTGCTCGCCATGGTCGTCATCGCGCTCGTGGTCTACCGGATGTTCCGGCGTCGCCACTGGCTGTGA
- a CDS encoding AI-2E family transporter, with translation MTAPPAVVWGRRVWLTIGVVILLVAACYAAGQVSLVVVPVALALFPAALLAPLTARLRATRLPDSAVALLILLLLLVVLGGAGVFIGRALAEQAPQIADHVSRGLSRIEDRVDVAGLPGGAGGIEDLARKAGSAVAGGGLLSRGLGAAEEAGAVAAGALILLVVLFFYVKDGRRLWVAVLDLVPARHQARVDQLGAQSFATIGFYLRGRLLVAAIDAVTIGVGLWILQVPLALPLSMLVLLGALLPFLGALLAGSVAAVVALADRGFAVAIAVVVLVVLVQEVEAHILTPVIQGRVVSLHPLLVLLSVTAGTVLLGILGAFLAVPVAAVLARLVDNLRGRPAPTRRSRRRRGPPAAATGPAEARSGG, from the coding sequence ATGACGGCCCCACCGGCGGTGGTCTGGGGACGACGGGTGTGGCTGACGATCGGGGTCGTCATCCTGCTCGTCGCGGCCTGCTACGCCGCCGGCCAGGTGAGCCTCGTCGTCGTCCCGGTCGCCCTCGCCCTGTTCCCCGCGGCGCTGCTCGCCCCGCTCACGGCGCGGCTGCGCGCCACCCGGCTGCCCGACTCCGCCGTCGCCCTCCTGATCCTCCTCCTGCTCCTCGTCGTCCTCGGCGGGGCGGGGGTCTTCATCGGCCGGGCGCTCGCCGAGCAGGCACCGCAGATCGCCGACCACGTGAGCCGCGGGCTGTCGCGGATCGAGGACCGGGTCGACGTCGCCGGGCTGCCCGGCGGGGCGGGCGGCATCGAGGACCTCGCGCGCAAGGCCGGCTCCGCCGTGGCCGGCGGCGGGCTCCTCTCCCGCGGTCTCGGCGCTGCCGAGGAGGCCGGCGCCGTCGCCGCCGGCGCCCTGATCCTCCTCGTCGTGCTCTTCTTCTACGTCAAGGACGGCCGCCGGCTGTGGGTCGCGGTCCTCGACCTCGTCCCCGCCCGCCACCAGGCCCGCGTCGACCAGCTCGGCGCCCAGTCCTTCGCGACCATCGGCTTCTACCTCCGCGGACGGCTCCTCGTCGCCGCGATCGACGCGGTGACCATCGGCGTCGGGCTGTGGATCCTGCAGGTGCCGCTCGCCCTGCCGCTGAGCATGCTCGTCCTGCTCGGCGCCCTCCTGCCGTTCCTCGGCGCGCTGCTCGCGGGCAGCGTCGCGGCCGTCGTCGCTCTCGCCGACCGGGGGTTCGCGGTCGCGATCGCCGTGGTCGTCCTCGTCGTCCTCGTCCAGGAGGTCGAGGCGCACATCCTCACCCCCGTGATCCAGGGACGCGTCGTCTCCCTCCACCCCCTCCTCGTCCTCCTGTCCGTCACCGCCGGCACGGTGCTCCTGGGCATCCTCGGGGCGTTCCTCGCGGTGCCCGTCGCGGCCGTCCTCGCGCGGCTGGTCGACAACCTGCGGGGGCGCCCCGCGCCCACGCGCCGCAGCAGGCGACGGCGGGGGCCACCCGCCGCGGCCACCGGGCCGGCCGAGGCGAGGTCGGGCGGCTGA